One Qiania dongpingensis genomic window carries:
- a CDS encoding zinc ribbon domain-containing protein: MDFFDTLGETVASAGKVISHKTKEVAGSTKLSLQISQEEAKVKKAYAALGEAFYGDHAEDMPEQYAIYAVDVKECLDRLNALKKDKQILKNQKRCVKCGALMPNEDKFCGKCGAENEILVKDEEPEEKEEETAEEEGETRVCPSCQAKVSAELIYCPECGEKLQP, encoded by the coding sequence ATGGATTTTTTTGATACATTGGGTGAAACAGTAGCGAGTGCCGGAAAAGTGATCAGTCATAAGACCAAGGAAGTGGCGGGCAGCACCAAGCTGAGCCTTCAGATTTCCCAGGAAGAAGCGAAGGTAAAAAAAGCTTATGCCGCTTTGGGCGAGGCTTTTTATGGGGATCATGCGGAGGATATGCCGGAGCAGTACGCCATATATGCGGTTGATGTGAAGGAATGTCTGGACCGGCTGAACGCCCTGAAGAAGGATAAGCAGATTCTGAAGAATCAGAAGCGCTGTGTGAAATGCGGCGCGCTGATGCCAAATGAGGATAAGTTCTGCGGAAAATGCGGAGCGGAAAATGAGATCCTGGTGAAGGACGAGGAACCGGAAGAGAAGGAAGAAGAGACGGCTGAAGAGGAAGGCGAGACCAGGGTCTGCCCGTCCTGCCAGGCGAAGGTCAGCGCAGAGCTTATCTACTGCCCGGAGTGCGGCGAGAAGCTTCAGCCATAA
- the guaA gene encoding glutamine-hydrolyzing GMP synthase, translated as MEKEMIIVLDFGGQYNQLIARRVRECNVYCEVHPYSIGLDKIRSMNPKGIIFTGGPNSVYGDDSPRCEKELFELGIPILGICYGSQLMAYMLGGKVETAPVSEYGKTEVEVDRDSVLFGDVSAQTVCWMSHTDYIASAPDKFRVTAHTAACPVAGMECREQKLYAVQFHPEVMHTQEGMKMLSNFVYKVCGCSGDWRMGSFVEDTIKSLREKIGGGKVLCALSGGVDSSVAAVLLSKAIGRQLTCVFVDHGLLRKNEGDEVEAVFGPNGPYELNFVRVNAQERYYKKLKGVTEPERKRKIIGEEFIRVFEEEARKIGAVDYLVQGTIYPDVIESGLGESAVIKSHHNVGGLPSVVDFKEIIEPLRLLFKDEVRKAGLELGIPEYLVYRQPFPGPGLGIRIIGEVTEEKVRIVQDADAIYREEIANAGLDKGLGQYFAALTNMRSVGVMGDERTYDYAVALRAVNTSDFMTADVAEFPWDVLRTTASRIVNEVKGVNRVMYDLTSKPPGTIEFE; from the coding sequence GTGGAGAAAGAGATGATTATCGTTCTGGATTTCGGCGGCCAGTATAACCAGCTGATCGCCAGGAGGGTCCGGGAATGCAATGTCTATTGTGAGGTCCACCCTTACAGCATAGGGCTGGATAAAATAAGGTCCATGAACCCGAAAGGAATTATTTTTACCGGCGGCCCCAACAGCGTGTACGGTGATGATTCGCCCCGCTGTGAAAAGGAGCTGTTCGAGCTGGGGATTCCTATCCTGGGAATCTGCTACGGTTCTCAGTTGATGGCATATATGCTGGGAGGAAAAGTGGAAACGGCTCCCGTCAGCGAATATGGCAAGACAGAAGTGGAAGTGGACAGGGATTCTGTCCTTTTTGGCGATGTTTCGGCTCAGACGGTGTGCTGGATGAGCCATACGGATTATATTGCATCGGCGCCTGATAAGTTTCGCGTGACGGCGCATACGGCCGCATGTCCTGTCGCAGGCATGGAATGCCGGGAACAGAAGCTCTATGCGGTCCAGTTCCACCCGGAGGTGATGCATACTCAGGAAGGCATGAAGATGCTGTCCAATTTTGTATATAAGGTCTGTGGATGCAGCGGGGACTGGAGGATGGGCTCCTTTGTGGAGGATACTATCAAGTCTCTGAGAGAGAAGATCGGCGGTGGGAAGGTACTCTGCGCTCTGTCAGGCGGTGTGGATTCCTCTGTGGCGGCAGTCCTTTTATCAAAGGCCATCGGCAGACAGCTGACTTGTGTCTTTGTGGACCACGGCCTGCTCAGAAAAAATGAGGGTGATGAGGTAGAGGCTGTATTCGGACCCAATGGCCCTTATGAGCTGAATTTTGTCCGTGTGAATGCTCAGGAGCGCTATTATAAGAAACTGAAGGGTGTCACGGAACCTGAAAGAAAGAGAAAGATCATCGGTGAGGAATTTATCCGCGTGTTTGAAGAAGAGGCCAGAAAGATTGGCGCCGTGGATTATCTGGTGCAGGGCACCATCTATCCCGATGTGATCGAGAGCGGTCTTGGAGAATCCGCGGTCATCAAATCCCATCACAACGTGGGCGGGCTTCCCAGTGTGGTGGATTTTAAGGAGATCATCGAACCTCTCCGCCTGCTTTTTAAGGATGAAGTGAGGAAAGCCGGACTGGAGCTCGGTATTCCCGAATATCTGGTTTATCGCCAGCCTTTTCCGGGGCCCGGTCTGGGTATCCGTATCATCGGAGAGGTGACGGAGGAAAAGGTACGTATCGTACAGGATGCCGATGCCATTTACCGGGAGGAAATCGCCAATGCCGGACTGGACAAAGGCCTCGGCCAGTATTTTGCCGCTTTAACCAATATGCGTTCAGTGGGAGTCATGGGAGACGAACGTACTTATGATTACGCGGTGGCGCTGCGCGCCGTCAACACCAGTGATTTTATGACGGCCGACGTGGCGGAATTTCCCTGGGATGTTCTGAGGACCACAGCCAGCCGGATAGTGAATGAAGTAAAAGGCGTGAACCGGGTCATGTACGATCTGACCAGCAAACCGCCGGGAACGATAGAGTTTGAGTGA